The following are from one region of the Paracoccus sp. S3-43 genome:
- the tig gene encoding trigger factor yields MQVKETQNDGLKRGYQFTLPAADLAATVDAKLKEAQPEVELKGFRKGKVPLAMLKKQFGPRILGDAMQDAIDGALKKHLEDSGDRPATQPKVEMQNGEGWKEGDDVVVNVSYEALPPIPEVDLSSLTLEKLTVPAEDAAINEALENLAKSAQNFEDRRKGSKAKDGDQVVIDFKGFVDGEAFEGGAGEDYPLVLGSNSFIPGFEDQLVGAKEGDDVTVTVKFPEEYGAKHLAGKDATFECKVKAVKAPQAAEIDDELAKKFGAEDLDGLKKQIAGRLEQEYAGAARAILKRSLLDQLDEKVKFDLPESLVEAEAQQIAHQLWHEENPEVHDHNHGSIEPTDEHKKLAERRVRLGLLLAEIGQKAEVTVTDQEMTQAVLRAARQYPGQERAFFEFVQQNQAVQQQLRAPIFEDKVVDHIAGQAKVTEKTVTKEELEKAVEALDEL; encoded by the coding sequence ATGCAGGTCAAGGAAACCCAGAACGACGGTCTCAAGCGGGGCTACCAGTTTACGCTTCCGGCGGCCGACCTGGCCGCGACGGTCGATGCGAAGCTGAAGGAAGCCCAGCCCGAGGTCGAGCTGAAGGGCTTTCGCAAGGGCAAGGTGCCGCTGGCCATGCTGAAGAAACAGTTCGGCCCGCGCATCCTGGGCGACGCCATGCAGGACGCCATCGACGGCGCGCTGAAAAAGCACCTGGAGGACTCCGGCGACCGTCCCGCCACCCAGCCCAAGGTCGAGATGCAGAACGGCGAGGGCTGGAAGGAAGGCGACGACGTGGTCGTCAACGTCTCTTACGAGGCGCTGCCGCCGATCCCCGAGGTCGACCTGTCCAGCCTGACCCTGGAAAAGCTGACCGTCCCGGCCGAAGACGCGGCGATCAATGAAGCCTTGGAAAACCTGGCGAAATCCGCCCAGAATTTCGAGGATCGCCGCAAGGGCAGCAAGGCCAAGGACGGCGACCAGGTGGTCATCGACTTCAAGGGCTTCGTCGATGGCGAAGCCTTCGAGGGCGGCGCGGGCGAGGATTATCCGCTGGTGCTGGGCTCGAACAGCTTCATCCCCGGTTTCGAGGACCAGCTTGTCGGCGCCAAGGAAGGCGACGACGTGACCGTGACCGTCAAGTTCCCGGAAGAATACGGCGCCAAGCACCTGGCAGGCAAGGACGCGACCTTCGAATGCAAGGTCAAGGCCGTGAAGGCACCGCAAGCGGCCGAGATCGACGACGAGCTGGCCAAGAAATTCGGCGCCGAGGATCTGGACGGTCTGAAAAAGCAGATCGCCGGCCGTCTGGAACAGGAATATGCCGGCGCCGCCCGCGCGATCCTGAAACGCTCGCTGCTGGACCAGCTGGACGAGAAGGTGAAGTTCGACCTGCCCGAATCGCTGGTCGAGGCCGAGGCCCAGCAGATCGCCCATCAGTTGTGGCACGAGGAAAACCCCGAGGTCCACGACCACAACCACGGCAGCATTGAGCCCACCGACGAACACAAGAAGCTGGCCGAGCGGCGCGTGCGCCTGGGCCTGCTGCTGGCCGAGATCGGCCAGAAGGCCGAGGTGACCGTCACCGACCAGGAGATGACCCAGGCCGTGCTGCGCGCCGCGCGCCAATATCCGGGCCAGGAACGGGCCTTCTTCGAATTCGTCCAGCAGAACCAGGCCGTGCAGCAGCAGCTGCGCGCCCCGATCTTCGAGGACAAGGTCGTCGACCATATCGCCGGACAGGCGAAGGTCACCGAAAAGACCGTGACCAAGGAAGAGCTGGAAAAGGCCGTCGAGGCCCTGGACGAGCTTTGA
- a CDS encoding DUF1489 domain-containing protein, whose product MSGQLHLMKLCVGAEGPDDLLEWQRRFGDGPAVHVTRMWPKRQDELLAGGSIFWVFKGVMLARQRIVRLDEHHRDDGIRRCALILDRDIVPVTAVPRRPFQGWRYLPAQDAPADMPRSRAGDAALPPQMAAALAEMGLV is encoded by the coding sequence ATGTCAGGCCAACTCCACCTCATGAAGCTGTGCGTCGGCGCCGAAGGCCCGGACGACCTGCTGGAATGGCAGCGCCGCTTCGGCGACGGCCCTGCCGTCCACGTCACCCGGATGTGGCCCAAACGGCAGGACGAGCTGCTGGCGGGCGGGTCGATCTTCTGGGTGTTCAAGGGGGTGATGCTGGCCCGCCAGCGGATCGTCCGGCTGGACGAGCACCACCGCGACGACGGCATCCGCCGCTGCGCCCTGATCCTGGACCGCGACATCGTGCCGGTGACGGCCGTGCCGCGCCGCCCCTTCCAGGGCTGGCGCTATCTTCCCGCCCAGGACGCCCCCGCCGACATGCCGCGCAGCCGCGCGGGCGATGCGGCCCTGCCCCCGCAGATGGCCGCCGCCCTTGCCGAAATGGGCCTTGTCTGA
- a CDS encoding MipA/OmpV family protein yields MKMTLALAVLAASAATGALAQDFGFAGREFSVDLGVGVDVGPDYPGSDDAEAGPWLIWRNAGFGQPGTNESEGFAISPSFNMVGEREASDNDALAGMEDIDRAYELGLRVSYGTGPWTTFGSVRRGFDGHEGVTGEIGAKYRTDLSDRLSLWSGLSLGYGNGDYNDTYFGVNAAEAVPGRPAHDIGGGFNKATISFEARYSLTENVALLGEVEYGKLIGDAADSPVVQEEYQPALKLGIVRKFSFGF; encoded by the coding sequence ATGAAGATGACGCTGGCCCTGGCCGTTCTTGCCGCATCCGCTGCCACGGGTGCCCTGGCGCAGGATTTCGGCTTTGCCGGCCGCGAGTTTTCGGTCGATCTGGGGGTCGGCGTGGATGTCGGACCGGACTACCCCGGTTCCGACGATGCCGAGGCCGGGCCATGGCTGATCTGGCGCAACGCCGGGTTCGGCCAGCCCGGAACCAATGAAAGCGAAGGCTTCGCCATTTCGCCGTCCTTCAACATGGTGGGCGAACGCGAGGCATCGGACAACGACGCCCTGGCAGGGATGGAGGACATCGACCGCGCCTATGAACTGGGCCTGCGCGTCAGCTATGGCACCGGACCCTGGACCACCTTCGGTTCGGTGCGCCGCGGTTTCGACGGGCACGAGGGCGTGACCGGCGAAATCGGCGCCAAGTACCGCACCGACCTGTCCGACCGCCTGTCTCTGTGGTCCGGCCTGTCGCTGGGCTATGGCAACGGCGATTACAACGACACCTATTTCGGCGTGAACGCGGCAGAAGCGGTTCCCGGCCGTCCCGCCCATGACATCGGCGGCGGCTTCAACAAGGCCACGATCAGCTTCGAGGCGCGCTATTCCCTGACCGAGAACGTCGCCCTGCTGGGCGAGGTCGAATACGGCAAGCTGATCGGCGACGCGGCGGATTCCCCCGTGGTGCAGGAAGAATACCAGCCCGCGCTGAAGCTGGGCATCGTGCGGAAATTCTCGTTCGGGTTCTGA
- a CDS encoding ABC-F family ATP-binding cassette domain-containing protein: MLRIDDISYSIQGRPLFEGATATIPEGHKVGLVGPNGAGKTTLFRLIRGELSLDGGDISLPSRARIGGVAQESAATATSVLDTVLAADTERAALLAESHTANDAHRIAGIQTRLADIDAWSAEARAASILDGLGFSTADQARPTADFSGGWRMRVALAGVLFAQPDLLLLDEPTNYLDLEGALWLETYLARYPHTVIIISHDRDLLNRAVGHILHLENRKLTLYTGGYDDFARMRAERRALQAAEAKKQQARRAHLQSFVDRFGAKASKARQAQARVKMLARMEPITAPEEAKFHRFGFPQPEELSPPIVAMEGVSVGYDGRAVLRKLTLRIDQDDRIALLGRNGQGKSTLSKLLAERLPAMEGKVARSSKLRIGYFAQHQVDELDLNETPLAHVRRLRPAEAPPRLRARLAGFGLMEAQAETRVGQLSGGQKARLSLLIATIDAPHLLILDEPTNHLDIESREALTEALNDYTGAVVLVSHDMHLLGLVADRLWLVRDGAVAPYDGDLDDYRRFLLGGDEPKRVDEAPKPAPRRAPRDELLALRSEARRAEERVQKLTEMLAKLDVKLADPALYNDPYEAKRWTAKRAEAVQAMARAEEIWMTVLESLEGAERG; encoded by the coding sequence ATGCTGCGCATCGACGACATCTCCTATTCCATCCAGGGCCGCCCTCTGTTCGAGGGCGCAACCGCCACCATTCCCGAAGGCCACAAGGTCGGCCTTGTCGGCCCGAACGGCGCGGGCAAGACCACGCTGTTCCGCCTGATCCGGGGGGAACTGTCCCTGGATGGCGGCGACATCAGCCTGCCGTCCCGCGCCCGCATCGGCGGCGTCGCGCAGGAATCAGCGGCGACCGCCACCTCGGTCCTGGACACCGTGCTGGCCGCCGATACCGAACGCGCCGCCCTGCTGGCGGAAAGCCATACCGCCAACGACGCGCATCGGATCGCCGGAATCCAGACCCGGCTGGCCGACATCGACGCCTGGTCGGCCGAGGCGCGGGCGGCCTCGATCCTCGACGGGTTGGGCTTCTCGACCGCCGATCAGGCGCGGCCCACAGCCGATTTCTCGGGCGGCTGGCGGATGCGGGTCGCCTTGGCGGGGGTGCTGTTCGCGCAGCCCGACCTGCTGCTGCTGGACGAGCCGACGAACTATCTGGACCTGGAAGGCGCGCTGTGGCTGGAAACCTATCTGGCGCGCTATCCGCATACGGTCATCATCATCAGCCACGACCGCGACCTGCTGAACCGCGCCGTGGGCCATATCCTGCACCTGGAAAATCGCAAGCTGACGCTGTATACTGGCGGCTATGACGATTTCGCCCGGATGCGCGCGGAACGCCGCGCCCTCCAGGCGGCCGAGGCGAAGAAGCAGCAGGCCCGGCGCGCGCATCTGCAAAGCTTCGTGGACCGCTTCGGCGCCAAGGCCAGCAAGGCGCGCCAGGCCCAGGCCCGCGTCAAGATGCTGGCCCGGATGGAGCCGATCACGGCGCCCGAGGAGGCCAAGTTCCACCGCTTCGGCTTTCCCCAGCCCGAGGAACTGTCGCCGCCCATCGTCGCGATGGAGGGGGTCAGCGTCGGCTATGACGGTCGCGCGGTGCTGCGCAAGCTGACGCTGCGGATCGACCAGGACGACCGGATCGCGCTTCTGGGTCGGAACGGGCAGGGAAAATCGACGCTGTCCAAGCTGCTTGCCGAACGCCTGCCCGCGATGGAGGGCAAGGTCGCGCGGTCCTCGAAGCTGCGCATCGGATACTTCGCCCAGCATCAGGTCGATGAACTGGACCTGAACGAGACGCCCCTGGCCCATGTCCGCCGCCTGCGCCCGGCCGAGGCGCCGCCCCGGCTGCGCGCCCGGCTGGCGGGTTTCGGGCTGATGGAGGCTCAGGCCGAGACCAGGGTCGGCCAGCTGTCCGGCGGGCAGAAGGCGCGTCTGTCGCTGCTGATCGCCACCATCGACGCGCCGCATCTGCTGATCCTGGACGAACCGACCAACCACCTGGACATCGAGAGCCGCGAGGCGCTGACCGAGGCGCTGAACGACTATACCGGCGCGGTGGTGCTGGTCAGCCACGACATGCACCTGCTGGGGCTGGTGGCGGACCGGCTGTGGCTGGTGCGTGACGGCGCGGTGGCGCCCTATGACGGCGACCTGGACGATTACCGCCGCTTCCTGCTGGGCGGGGATGAGCCGAAACGGGTCGATGAGGCTCCGAAGCCCGCCCCGAGGCGCGCGCCCCGCGACGAATTGCTGGCGCTTCGGTCCGAGGCGCGGCGGGCCGAGGAGCGGGTCCAGAAGCTGACCGAGATGCTGGCCAAGCTGGACGTGAAGCTGGCCGATCCGGCGCTGTACAACGACCCCTACGAGGCGAAACGCTGGACCGCGAAGCGCGCCGAGGCTGTGCAGGCCATGGCGCGGGCCGAGGAGATCTGGATGACCGTGCTGGAGAGCCTGGAAGGGGCGGAACGCGGCTAG
- a CDS encoding AAA family ATPase has protein sequence MSRSEIRPSEINQLLEKARDRNYGKYLAAIDLTYVRGIRDQRVSFDFPVTAIIGTNGGGKTTILGAAGLIYKSVPPARFFSKGGLYDNTMQDWRIGYEIIDRSQNKNSITNRTASFRQKKWNRDSLDREVLVFGVNRTVPASEKKEFRRFASNSFSVPKANEALFGADVIDAASRVLGKDISKFKELKVDVSGRVTLLAATAADSISYSEFHFGAGESSVIRMISQIESATQNALVLIEEIENGLHPVATIRLVDYLISVSKRKNLQVIFTTHSNDALIPLPDKAVWVASQTSIFQGKLDVASLRAISGKIEKKVAIFVEDEFAKIWVEAILRVNAISALDQVEIHALAGDGNAYKMSISHNANPAIQTHAICVLDGDSAQDPTTHDFIFKLPGEMPEAYVFDCIMEKWDQVGGRLTVALLQEFGEADKTKKVLEDVRLSNMDQHVLFNQIGERLGFIPEKTVQMAFANTWSQAFKDEVHSMIDAIQQAADA, from the coding sequence ATGAGCCGCTCGGAAATTCGCCCTTCTGAGATAAATCAGCTACTGGAAAAAGCTCGCGACAGAAATTATGGAAAATATCTCGCAGCAATTGATTTAACATATGTTCGAGGCATTCGCGATCAGAGAGTTTCTTTTGACTTTCCTGTTACAGCAATTATTGGCACTAACGGCGGCGGCAAAACAACAATCCTCGGCGCGGCTGGCTTAATCTACAAAAGCGTTCCCCCCGCTAGATTTTTTTCAAAAGGCGGACTATATGACAATACAATGCAAGACTGGCGCATTGGCTATGAAATAATTGACAGATCTCAAAACAAAAATTCTATTACCAACAGAACAGCAAGCTTTAGACAAAAGAAGTGGAACAGAGATTCTCTTGATCGAGAAGTTCTTGTATTTGGTGTGAACAGAACAGTTCCTGCGTCGGAGAAAAAAGAGTTCCGCCGCTTTGCAAGTAATAGTTTTTCGGTTCCAAAAGCGAATGAAGCACTTTTTGGAGCAGATGTGATTGATGCAGCAAGTCGTGTCCTTGGTAAGGATATATCGAAATTTAAGGAACTCAAGGTTGATGTAAGTGGGCGAGTTACGCTCTTGGCAGCAACGGCGGCAGATAGCATATCTTATTCGGAGTTTCATTTTGGTGCTGGAGAATCGAGTGTTATTAGAATGATTTCACAAATTGAGTCAGCGACTCAAAATGCTCTCGTTCTAATCGAAGAAATAGAAAATGGGCTTCATCCTGTAGCTACTATCAGGCTTGTTGACTACCTCATTAGTGTGTCGAAACGCAAAAATTTGCAAGTCATCTTCACGACACACTCTAATGATGCCCTTATACCCCTGCCCGACAAAGCAGTTTGGGTAGCAAGTCAGACAAGCATCTTTCAAGGTAAGCTTGATGTTGCTTCGCTAAGGGCAATTTCTGGAAAAATTGAGAAGAAAGTTGCAATATTTGTTGAGGACGAATTTGCCAAGATCTGGGTGGAGGCTATATTGCGTGTAAATGCAATCTCTGCCCTAGATCAGGTCGAAATTCATGCGCTGGCCGGAGATGGTAATGCATACAAGATGTCTATATCTCACAATGCCAACCCTGCTATCCAAACCCATGCCATATGTGTTCTGGATGGAGATAGCGCTCAAGATCCTACTACTCACGACTTTATTTTCAAACTCCCTGGCGAAATGCCTGAGGCATACGTATTTGATTGCATCATGGAAAAATGGGATCAAGTAGGAGGCCGGTTAACGGTTGCACTGCTTCAAGAATTTGGTGAGGCCGACAAAACAAAAAAGGTGCTGGAGGATGTTAGACTATCGAATATGGACCAGCATGTGTTATTTAATCAAATTGGCGAAAGACTTGGGTTTATCCCTGAAAAAACAGTTCAGATGGCCTTTGCAAATACTTGGAGTCAAGCGTTCAAAGATGAGGTTCACAGTATGATAGATGCGATTCAGCAAGCTGCTGATGCTTAA
- the fba gene encoding class II fructose-bisphosphate aldolase (catalyzes the reversible aldol condensation of dihydroxyacetonephosphate and glyceraldehyde 3-phosphate in the Calvin cycle, glycolysis, and/or gluconeogenesis) has protein sequence MAMITLRQLLDHAAENGYAVPAFNINNMEQGLAIMTAAQATRSPVILQASRGARAYANDLVLAGLIQGFARAFPDIPLCMHLDHGNGLATCATAIQNGFTSVMMDGSLKADGKTPADYDYNRDVTAKVVEMAHACGVSVEGELGVLGSLETGMGDQEDGHGATEQLGHDQLLTDPDEAVRFVNDTKVDALAIAMGTSHGAYKFSRKPDGDILAMHVIEEIHTRLPNTHLVMHGSSSVPEDLQQIINSHGGDIKPTWGVPVEEIQRGIKHGVRKVNIDTDNRLAMTAAIRKVFSEEPSEFDPRKYLKPAMAMMSQVCKDRFEAFGTAGNADKIVPLPLSVMASRY, from the coding sequence ATGGCTATGATTACCCTGCGCCAGCTTCTCGACCACGCGGCCGAGAACGGCTACGCAGTCCCCGCCTTCAACATCAACAACATGGAGCAGGGTCTGGCGATCATGACCGCGGCGCAGGCGACCCGGTCGCCGGTGATCCTGCAAGCCAGCCGGGGCGCGCGCGCCTATGCCAACGATCTGGTGCTGGCCGGGCTGATCCAGGGCTTTGCCAGGGCCTTCCCGGACATCCCGCTGTGTATGCATCTGGACCACGGCAACGGCCTTGCGACCTGCGCCACCGCGATCCAGAACGGCTTTACCAGCGTGATGATGGACGGGTCGCTGAAAGCCGACGGCAAGACGCCCGCCGATTACGACTATAACCGCGACGTGACCGCCAAGGTCGTGGAAATGGCCCATGCCTGCGGCGTCTCGGTCGAGGGCGAACTGGGCGTTCTGGGTTCGCTGGAAACCGGCATGGGCGATCAGGAGGATGGCCACGGCGCGACCGAGCAGCTGGGCCACGACCAGCTTCTGACCGACCCGGACGAGGCCGTGCGCTTCGTGAACGACACCAAGGTGGACGCGCTTGCCATCGCCATGGGCACCTCGCACGGCGCCTACAAGTTCTCGCGCAAGCCCGACGGCGACATCCTGGCGATGCATGTGATCGAGGAAATCCACACCCGCCTGCCCAACACCCATCTGGTGATGCACGGGTCTTCCTCGGTCCCCGAGGATCTGCAACAGATCATCAACAGCCATGGCGGCGACATCAAACCGACCTGGGGCGTCCCGGTCGAGGAAATCCAGCGCGGCATCAAGCACGGCGTGCGCAAGGTCAACATCGACACCGACAACCGCCTGGCCATGACCGCCGCGATCCGCAAGGTGTTCTCCGAGGAGCCGTCCGAGTTCGACCCGCGCAAGTATCTGAAACCCGCGATGGCGATGATGTCGCAGGTCTGCAAGGATCGCTTCGAGGCCTTCGGGACGGCGGGCAACGCCGACAAGATCGTGCCGCTGCCGCTGTCGGTGATGGCCTCGCGGTATTGA
- a CDS encoding class 1 fructose-bisphosphatase → MLKLPNDGPATGRLLSQVLTGAKDDGGLAALVLAIASAQPPLMERLAAGRLHGDPTEIVGVNDTGDRQKALDVGAHHHMIEVLRQAGVRQVLSEEAEAVIPLNPDGAWDVAMDPIDGSGSIGIGAPLGMLFSILPAAPEGFLRTGEAVVAAGYASFGHSMDFGWSRGDGTHIAGWDAEAGEFRVVRENVTLKPAASTIAYNASNERHWEPGLQRWVADLRAGRDGPLGKNYNMRWLAAAVGELHRILLNGGAFLYPADRRPGYGKGKLRLAYEAMPIAFLVEQAGGLASDGTQPIRYRKPLAVHDMTPLIFGAKDEVETILGYLAEPTEG, encoded by the coding sequence ATGCTGAAACTGCCCAATGACGGCCCGGCGACCGGCCGCCTGCTGTCGCAGGTGCTGACCGGGGCCAAAGATGATGGTGGCCTCGCCGCCCTCGTCCTCGCCATCGCAAGCGCCCAGCCGCCGCTGATGGAGCGCCTTGCCGCAGGCCGCCTGCATGGCGACCCGACCGAGATCGTCGGCGTCAACGACACCGGCGACCGGCAGAAGGCGCTCGACGTGGGCGCCCATCACCACATGATCGAGGTCTTGCGTCAGGCGGGCGTCCGCCAGGTGCTGTCCGAGGAAGCCGAGGCGGTGATTCCGCTGAACCCCGACGGCGCCTGGGACGTGGCGATGGATCCCATCGACGGGTCGGGCAGCATCGGCATCGGCGCGCCGCTGGGGATGTTGTTCAGCATCCTGCCCGCCGCGCCCGAAGGCTTTTTGCGCACCGGCGAGGCGGTCGTGGCCGCTGGCTATGCCTCCTTCGGGCATTCCATGGACTTCGGCTGGTCGCGGGGCGACGGCACCCATATCGCCGGCTGGGACGCCGAGGCGGGCGAGTTCCGCGTGGTGCGCGAGAACGTCACGCTGAAACCTGCGGCCTCGACAATCGCCTATAACGCGTCGAACGAACGTCACTGGGAGCCGGGCCTGCAACGCTGGGTCGCCGATCTGCGCGCAGGCCGCGACGGGCCGCTGGGCAAGAACTACAACATGCGCTGGCTTGCCGCCGCGGTCGGCGAATTGCACCGCATCCTGCTGAACGGCGGCGCCTTCCTCTATCCCGCCGACCGCCGCCCCGGATACGGCAAGGGCAAGCTGCGCCTGGCCTATGAGGCGATGCCCATCGCCTTCCTGGTCGAACAGGCGGGCGGGCTGGCGTCGGACGGCACCCAACCCATCCGTTATCGCAAACCGTTAGCGGTACATGACATGACGCCCCTGATATTCGGCGCTAAGGACGAGGTCGAGACGATCCTCGGCTATCTGGCCGAACCCACGGAAGGATAA
- a CDS encoding RpiB/LacA/LacB family sugar-phosphate isomerase codes for MKLAIAGDSAGEGLAKILADHLKDKHQVAEISRTDEGPDAFYANLSDRVASQVKDGTYDRAILVCGTGIGVCIAANKVPGIRAALTHDTYSATRAALSNDAQIITMGARVIGPELAKAIADAWLAETENFDRAGKSAGNVGAIDAVDAKYNKA; via the coding sequence ATGAAACTGGCAATCGCAGGCGACAGCGCGGGTGAGGGTCTGGCCAAGATCCTGGCCGACCACCTCAAGGACAAGCATCAGGTGGCCGAGATCAGCCGCACCGACGAAGGCCCCGACGCCTTCTATGCCAACCTGTCCGACCGGGTGGCAAGCCAGGTCAAGGACGGCACCTATGACCGCGCCATCCTGGTCTGCGGCACCGGCATCGGCGTCTGCATCGCGGCCAACAAGGTGCCCGGCATCCGCGCCGCGCTGACCCATGACACCTATTCCGCCACCCGCGCGGCGCTGTCGAACGACGCCCAGATCATCACCATGGGCGCCCGCGTGATCGGCCCGGAACTGGCCAAGGCCATCGCCGACGCCTGGCTGGCCGAGACGGAAAACTTCGACAGGGCCGGCAAGTCGGCGGGCAATGTCGGCGCCATCGACGCCGTCGATGCCAAATACAACAAGGCGTGA
- a CDS encoding triose-phosphate isomerase, whose translation MTDFWIGTSWKMNKTLDQARVFAEGLAAADGDRDPRIQRFVIPPFTAVRQVKDWLADTSVKVGAQNMHWADEGAWTGEISPLMLKDCKLDLVELGHSERREHFGETDETVGLKTEAAIRHGLIPLICIGETLAEREAGRAREVLETQVRAALSRVAGSDATILLAYEPVWAIGVNGIPATSDYADARQAEIIAVAADVLGRRVPCLYGGSVNPGNCEELIQCPHIGGLFIGRSAWTVDGYLDILARCAATNGETK comes from the coding sequence ATGACGGATTTCTGGATCGGCACAAGCTGGAAGATGAACAAGACGCTGGATCAGGCGCGCGTCTTCGCCGAAGGGCTGGCCGCAGCGGACGGCGACCGCGACCCGCGCATCCAGCGCTTCGTGATCCCGCCCTTCACCGCCGTGCGGCAGGTCAAGGACTGGCTGGCGGATACCTCGGTCAAGGTCGGCGCGCAGAACATGCACTGGGCCGACGAGGGCGCCTGGACGGGCGAGATCAGCCCGCTGATGCTGAAGGACTGCAAGCTCGACCTGGTGGAGCTGGGCCATTCGGAACGGCGCGAGCATTTCGGCGAGACGGACGAGACGGTGGGCCTGAAGACCGAGGCCGCCATCCGCCACGGGTTGATCCCGCTGATCTGCATCGGCGAGACGCTGGCCGAGCGTGAGGCGGGCCGGGCGAGGGAAGTTCTGGAAACACAGGTTCGCGCCGCCCTGTCCCGCGTGGCGGGCAGCGATGCGACGATCCTGCTGGCCTATGAACCCGTCTGGGCCATCGGCGTGAACGGCATCCCCGCGACCTCGGACTATGCCGACGCGCGGCAGGCGGAAATCATCGCGGTGGCAGCGGACGTGCTGGGGCGCCGCGTGCCCTGCCTCTATGGCGGCTCGGTCAATCCGGGCAACTGCGAGGAACTGATCCAATGCCCGCATATCGGCGGTCTGTTCATCGGCCGCTCTGCCTGGACCGTGGACGGCTATCTGGATATCCTGGCGCGCTGCGCCGCAACCAACGGAGAAACCAAATGA
- a CDS encoding DeoR/GlpR family DNA-binding transcription regulator produces the protein MKREERRQAIMDLLVGARAVDLDDLADRFAVSRMTIHRDLDDLEQAGLLRKVRGGATIEAGTQFESDFRIRALQDSDAKARMARAALELVEPGMTVMVNDGSMAALLGASLAEKAPLTVITNNAAVIDRLKDAPRVTLIALGGTYSAKFNGFFGVVTEDALSRLRADLAFISTPAVAGLRAFHMDDAAVRAKRAMISAADRAVLLVNHTRFGRSALHALADLTDFDAIITDAAPAPSDRAAIDRAGLRLTIARE, from the coding sequence GTGAAGCGCGAGGAACGCAGGCAGGCGATCATGGATCTGCTGGTCGGGGCGCGGGCCGTCGATCTGGACGATCTGGCCGACCGTTTCGCCGTGTCGCGCATGACCATCCACCGCGATCTCGACGACCTGGAACAGGCGGGCCTGCTGCGCAAGGTGCGCGGCGGCGCCACCATCGAGGCGGGGACGCAGTTCGAAAGCGACTTTCGCATCCGCGCGTTGCAGGACAGCGACGCCAAGGCGCGCATGGCCCGCGCGGCGCTGGAACTGGTCGAGCCGGGCATGACCGTGATGGTCAATGACGGATCCATGGCCGCGCTGCTGGGCGCCAGCCTGGCCGAGAAGGCGCCGCTGACCGTCATCACCAACAACGCCGCCGTGATCGACCGGCTGAAGGATGCGCCGCGCGTCACGCTGATCGCGCTTGGCGGCACCTACAGCGCCAAGTTCAACGGCTTCTTCGGCGTGGTGACCGAGGATGCGCTGTCGCGGCTGCGCGCGGATCTGGCCTTCATCTCGACCCCCGCCGTGGCGGGGCTGCGGGCCTTCCACATGGATGACGCCGCCGTCCGCGCCAAGCGCGCCATGATCTCTGCGGCCGACCGCGCCGTGCTGCTGGTCAACCACACCCGCTTCGGCCGGTCCGCCCTGCACGCGCTGGCGGATCTGACCGATTTCGACGCCATCATCACCGATGCCGCCCCCGCGCCAAGTGATCGCGCCGCGATCGACCGCGCCGGGCTGCGGCTGACCATCGCAAGGGAATGA